The genomic window gtgtggctgAACCTGGCCCCTCCTGGCTCCAAGCTGTCTGAGGATGGCGACCAATTTTCTGGCTCTGCTGTTATATACACTTGATCAATTGGGCCATACCACTATTGTAGAGCGAAAAAAATATTCACCTCACCAAGATTAAACTCTAGGGAGGAAATCACCTTTTGGGTTTAATAATACTAATGAGCTGCGGTGAAATACAGAGCCAAGTGTCCACGGTGAACTGTGGTAAACACACTTCCATTGGACTGTTTACTCTCTCTTTAGCTGCCCCTCCATGGGCTTCACTTGCAtttcagaacccccccccccccaaataaatgAGGCTATAAGATTACCCtccatttatgtgtgtgtttgtgtggacgtgTAGACTATGGTGTGTGTAATTCCAGCCCAGGAAAAGCCTGCAGAGCTGTTTTTCTCTGCTCTGGGCTGTTTTTAACTCACTTTTAGCCTCAGCCAGTTTTAAACAATTAAAACATCTATGTAGTTATTGTCTGTAGTGTCAGTGGAGTTGTGAGGTGTTCAGGTGGAAGGAGTGTTTATGATGCACTGATTTAACTCGATTTACACAAATGTCAAAGAACTCCACAAACTCTCACAGGTTATCCAGCATAAAAGAGCAAAACTGTTCCAATAACTCATCACGTGTTCATGTCTATGTCTGTTTATTTAAATCTGCATCCTGCTAACAATgacgtaataaataaataaataaaaatcctgcGTTTATGTATTTACTGTGTATTGTTCTTATGTCCAGACGCATAAAAATGTTAATTCTACCAATGCATTGAGTGTTTTAATGTAACGCACTTTTGTTTGCAGCAACATTTGAAGAGATTAATATTAAATCCTGCAGCCGACATCAACCATCCAACTCAAAGGCAGCCGAAAAACAAGGCCGTCCTCTGCATACAAACTTTATTCAAATATACGAGAATAatcctggctttttttttttttttttttttttactaaaccgTCACTTAAATAATAAAAACTCAGGCGGCGGATTTTTTAAGTGTTGCACGAACAAAAATATCTgcctttaatttttcattttacgCATTCTGCGCTCTCAGCCACTGCAGCAGATAACTGAGGACTGAACTGTCTGATAAATCTGGCAGAACGGATGACTGTAAATGGAATAAATTATTCTAAATGAAAAGTTTCCATATTTGACAAACTATAAAATCTGGCTTTACGCAGCGGTGCGTAACGCGCCTCCAGAGCCTGCCTTCTTCCAGCTGAGTGTGCTCCCATTAGCTCCTGAACCTGGACCCGGTCTGGGACCTGGGTCCGTCACTCCATCACTGAGTCCACAAAGGCCGCTCTGCCTAACCCGCTCACCTCTCAGCTGTTcagggtggtttttttttttattattattatctccctCCTGGTATTTTTCTGCAGCCTTAGTTTCACATTCAGAGCCTGAACAGACCCGTGGAAGGCCTTTAAGGCGAAAGAGGATTACATGGACAAAACCAAACCTCCTGTCTGCGCAGTTTAGGTTTGGAGTTTTcacatgaaatgaaaacaagGATGAGTCCACACTTTCAGTCTGTCTGCAGATGATCCGCCCTTTCATAGGACacaaggtcacctgacaacaacaacaaagaccagacTGCAATCAAACTAAACCAGCAGTCAGTCCAGTTTTAGTTCTATGGCGCAAATCATAACTAAAGTTCtgtcatgacactttatgtaCAGAGCTTTTATATCAGAGCTTTTATATCAGAGCTTTTATATCAGAGCTTTTATACAGAGCTGCTCCAAACCACactgaaaccaacagaatccaacaggaCCCATGGTTTTTTCTGTTTCcttaaaaaagtgttttttgttgtttttttttttcagataggaggttttgtattttggtcctaggccgtgtgtgtgtgtgtgtgtgtgtgtgtgtgtgtgtgtgtgtgtgtgtgtttaggtgggGGGTCACTGGAGTGACGGACTTTCTGAACCCTCTCAGACTTTTTAAAGCCGTCGCTTCGGGGCCTGTTTTGTTCCGTGAACGCAGCTCTCTTTCACGCACGGCGCGTCCGCGGCCTCTTACCGTGTCTCTCTTCCTCCGTTCCTCGCGCGCCTCCGTCTTCTTCAGCTCGGCCTTGAAGGCCTGCGTGTCCCCGTGCTGTCCGTCCTTGTCCAGGATGTCCATCAGGTAGGAGATGTAGCTGGTGGCCAGCCGGAGCGTCTTAATCTTGGACAGTTTGGTGTCCGCCGGGACGTTGGGGATGCACTCCCGGAGCTCCGCGAAGGCCGAGTTGATGCTCTGGGTCCGCCGCCGCTCCTTCCGGTTGGCCGTGGGTCTCCGCTTCACGGGGCGCGGGTgcgtgtggtggtggtggtggtggtgcatcCCTACCGGGGCTCCGTTTACCGAGATGGCCCCGGCCCCCGGGACCAAGCCGCCGGTTccgtagtggtggtggtggtggtggtgcgggTCCAGGCCGCCGGTGGAGCCGCCGCCGCCGTTGCCATGGTACTCGGGGCTGTAGCCGGGCGCGAGGCTGTACTCTGTCGGGGACATATCCGCGTGGCTGATCAGCCAGCTGGTGAAGTACGGAGGAGCCCCGGTGTCCTCGTGACAGCGGCCCGCCGCCGCCGCGTGCAGGGAGTAGTGGTGGCTGTCGTGGTGGTGCATGACCGGGTGGTGAGGGAAGCCCGACACCAGACTCATACtgacacacgcacgcacacgcactcACGCACAGTCACGCGCACACACTAGCCTACctctgctctctctctgtctcacgcACGCGCAAACACGGTCCTGGGGGATGCTGCAGCCTCGGTCTTCAGTCCAGACTGGGTGCGCTCATGTTGGgtaaccccccccccgcccagTCCCACGGGGAGAGTCGGTAGTCCGTGCAACAGCAGACTAGACCCGGGCTAGTCCGGTCCACATGAGCCCTGGAGGCCGCACTTGTGTCCTCCcagccccccctcctcctctagGACATGGTGCGTCCTCCTGTGTTCGGCAGAAGGCGCACAGCAGCGGGCATGCCTCcaccctgctcctcctcctgctgcttgctgctgcttcttcttctgttaGAAACTCGCAGGGCCTATCCCTCCTTTTCCTCTCATGCATTTCATTCCATCTCCCTCCTCAGGACCGTTTGGCAAGGCAGGAGCAGTGTGAGCAGGCACCGGGTCGACCCCACAGGCGAGTGGACACTGAGGGACGGCAAAGCCCGCATGGCTgtaagagagagggagggggagggggagggggagggaggcaGGGAGGGAGACGGACTCTGATTTACTGCGTCATCTTTAACATAGGGGAGGAGAAACTGACGTCACAGCCTCCACCAGCCAATGGCGAACCTCCCCGGAGCCGCTCGCCCCCTCCCCCGGCCCCGTCTGCAGCTCTGTTTACTTGTCTTTAATGTCAATGGGCCTGCTAAGTAGGcctgcgcgcgcgcacacacacacacacacacacacacacacacacacacacacacacacacacacacacgcacagcgaCAATTACAAGGTCAAGAGTAAAAACGACACGAAACTGTTTAGCAGTGAGAGGGAAAAGTGCAGAGTTTACAGCAGAGCAGAACTACTTTTATACCACTAATGTTTCACATCGGCACAAAAGaagaacacacaaacaacaacaaccaccccCCAGAGGAAGCCCAGTCCACAGGTCCACATGTGGTCCTGCTGTTCTAATGTTCGGGTTCAGTTCTGAACCAAATGTTCAGTTTTCATCACAAAGTCCGTCTGCAGTTGCATGCATGGGCCCAGTTAGAGCAGAACATACAGTTAGAAGCAGCCTGTCCGCTGATATCTCCGAATTATGtctaatgaaccctttcatgcacagtgggtCAGGTCcggtggtcagtccagtggtcaggtCGTTGTCCAGCTGtcctcttgtacattcatggtttGGTTGTTGTGCTTGTGTGTCAGCTGACCCAGTGGACACTTCTGGGTCCAAACAGTCCTGTCCAGTCACACGCACAACTTTAactgatcgccattccaacatttatttcagcataaagtagctccttgttttggacagtcccttatggtccaactgaagcaaaaatgaatttaaaagtaaaactgtgggtcatttagcCAACACTCATCTGTCAGATTGTCTGTAAATGTCCCATCACACACATGTGGAACACTGTGTTTTCACCCTTTCAATGCACACTGGACTTCAaacagctgttttgtgttttattgtatattATCGGAGtggagtaataattagtattatagtttgttaaaaatgtgagaaaacatccgattagcagcattaaaaatgtatttcatagtttcagtcagtaaatgcatgtttctttgcttctaaaattaacgcATGGTTccggctgagtggatatttttaaaagtgcatgaaaaataggttcataaaaacccCTCAACCCTATtgttttattcatgcataaaaaggaataaaaacacttgaataaggctgtcataattcgtgcatgaaatggTTCAACGCCTTTTTTCTGCACTGTTATCCGTGTGCACGCGCTTGACGTCCCTCAGTTTGCAGACccccatgacccccccccccccccagtcagctGAGACTGCAGTAAGAGCCATCAGAAGGAGCTGCACTGTCCTCCAGTCTGGTCTCTGTCTTCCTAAAGCTGGGGTTTGCGGGGCTGTGGACTCACCGAGACACGATCACGTGACGTCAGATGAAATCCCGCACCGTGAAGGCCGTGgaaaccagacccagacccaggcccagacccagacccagacccaggcctgGTCCAGTCCTGCACACCGCACCGCATGGCAGCTCTGTGGACTGCTATCAATCCATGGACTTCAGAGCTCCGACACTCCAGGGCTTTGGAGTCCCACACACCAGGATACAGTCCAACAGGAGGTTCTCCTGCACTAGTACCAAACAAATACAGGTGGATTCAAGGAACGGACTGACGGGTGAAGGCCTGGGTCTGAAGAAGGAAAAACTCCTTTTCAGATCATTTGTCTTAAATAGTAAACAATATACGTTGCACCAATAATTGtattattttctctatatttttacgTTGTCATCAAATCTAACATTAGTCctttttctgtaaattgtaaataattTCACAATGTTCAATCCAGTGAAATATGATAATGTATAATATGTCTGCAGCAGGTTTTATGCGTTTGAGCTGACCTTTGTGCCTGTTTGAATCTGGAATAAAATACACTTGGCTAAAGGTTGTCTTTGGATCATTTATGGCGCAGGCGCAAACGCACAAAACTACATTTATCAGCAATTAAAAAACTACAACGGCAATTAACGTTATGTATCCAAATATGAATCACGCTCTAAAGCCGTGATAAATGATTAAAAAGGAcgttttattcaaatttatgatttattttcttaaaaaaaaacaaaaaaaccccccaaaaacaataattaaaaatactgaggataatttAGGATTTTTAACAATGACATGTTCAGTAAAATGGTGCTAGTGGATTTCTCAGCCAACTTCTGTTCAGggatgaaaataaattaaaataaatagatataaataaatatagtcTGAGCGTCAACGCGCACGTGACGGCCCGGTTCCACGCTGACACCGTGACCGGCCTCGTGACCGCAGTGTTCCTGAACGAACAGCACCggaagtccccccccccccggaaaCACAGGAGGCCTTGGACTGGACCTGAGAAAACACAACCCCACTATAATATAAACGGCTCTGTCCAGAAAGAACGAGTTCATGTGGATGTTAGTACACAgcctggttaaccctttcatgcacactggtcactccactggtcactccactggtcactccagtggacagttcttctccagctgttctcttgtatatttcagTGGatatgcttatgcaccatcccataataatac from Sphaeramia orbicularis chromosome 1, fSphaOr1.1, whole genome shotgun sequence includes these protein-coding regions:
- the hand2 gene encoding heart- and neural crest derivatives-expressed protein 2, which translates into the protein MSLVSGFPHHPVMHHHDSHHYSLHAAAAGRCHEDTGAPPYFTSWLISHADMSPTEYSLAPGYSPEYHGNGGGGSTGGLDPHHHHHHHYGTGGLVPGAGAISVNGAPVGMHHHHHHHTHPRPVKRRPTANRKERRRTQSINSAFAELRECIPNVPADTKLSKIKTLRLATSYISYLMDILDKDGQHGDTQAFKAELKKTEAREERRKRDTVEIPKTTSSSSSSSSSSSGGDKKTKGRTGWPQHVWALELKQ